A single Corynebacterium resistens DSM 45100 DNA region contains:
- a CDS encoding substrate-binding domain-containing protein: MPQQFLRIIYSPGVQPDKWFTRFDERIPNWKVASAQVDDPLKYIRAGAADVAIVRLAGGDLGGVGGKESDLHEVRLYEEQLGVAAPKDHPLKVMESATFAEIEDEIINAAPDAAGNVDLSAVREGLQVVAANVGVVIAPRPLLRAVNQSGVVHRDLFDAHGVGGSRVALVWRKDRDTDEVQDFVGICKGRKAGSTRQSGSSARK, from the coding sequence ATGCCTCAACAATTTTTGCGCATCATCTATAGCCCAGGGGTGCAGCCCGACAAATGGTTTACACGCTTCGACGAACGCATTCCGAACTGGAAAGTCGCATCGGCTCAAGTGGATGATCCACTCAAATACATCCGAGCTGGGGCAGCCGATGTTGCCATAGTTCGATTGGCTGGGGGAGACCTAGGTGGCGTCGGTGGAAAAGAAAGTGATCTCCACGAAGTACGGCTGTACGAAGAACAACTGGGAGTAGCTGCACCAAAAGATCATCCGCTGAAAGTGATGGAAAGCGCGACTTTCGCGGAAATTGAGGACGAGATCATCAATGCCGCACCAGATGCAGCCGGGAACGTGGACTTGAGTGCTGTGCGTGAAGGGTTACAGGTGGTGGCGGCCAATGTGGGGGTGGTTATCGCTCCGCGTCCACTTTTGCGGGCAGTCAATCAGAGTGGGGTAGTGCATCGGGATTTATTTGACGCCCACGGTGTGGGCGGATCGCGGGTTGCTTTAGTGTGGCGGAAAGATCGGGACACGGATGAGGTGCAGGACTTTGTAGGTATCTGCAAAGGTCGAAAGGCGGGCAGTACGCGTCAGTCCGGTAGTAGTGCGCGAAAGTGA
- a CDS encoding DUF5997 family protein, which yields MKPMTAAKKLGIYLPAAPHEFQETPLPHEDFIELQKNPPEWLQTLRREGPHPRPEVARKLGITITALKANDMDKPLTTAEIKNLLEDQPDWLRQARLSLAQQREEHSGE from the coding sequence ATGAAGCCCATGACCGCTGCCAAGAAATTGGGCATCTACCTACCTGCCGCTCCTCACGAGTTCCAAGAGACTCCCCTACCCCACGAGGATTTCATTGAGCTGCAGAAGAACCCACCCGAATGGCTTCAAACCTTGCGCCGTGAAGGCCCCCATCCGCGCCCTGAAGTAGCCCGCAAACTGGGCATTACTATCACCGCACTCAAGGCGAACGATATGGATAAGCCACTCACAACAGCGGAGATTAAGAATCTACTGGAAGACCAGCCGGATTGGCTGAGGCAAGCGCGGCTCAGTTTGGCCCAGCAGCGAGAAGAGCACAGCGGCGAGTAG
- a CDS encoding acyl-CoA dehydrogenase family protein — MKNYLPRTIFEEEHNMFREACRAFVEAEVRPNVERWHDQGYCDRDLYKKAGQQGLLGVMAPEEFGGGGMGNDYRFNAILSEELANADSGSVIVGIQTINDLVIPYLTRFGNDDQKERFLKPLCAGDKIAALAMTEPGAGADLAGIRSFARKDENGDYILNGSKTFISNGVQADFTLVVAVTNPEAGRAGVSMLIIEDGMEGYTKTGPLKKVGLKSQDTAELSFEDVRIPKENLLGEEGAAFGYLRTNLAQERLSIAVGSIATSRRAFDLVYKHSQDRKTFGNRLIDHQAYRWELAKMATSIQAAQSFVDAAIMEKVEGNLDEVTGAMAKYHTTELQIEVVNTALQLHGGYGFMMEYPIATHYLDSRVQPIYGGPNEIMIEIISRRLAKES, encoded by the coding sequence ATGAAGAACTACCTGCCACGCACAATCTTCGAAGAAGAGCACAACATGTTCCGCGAGGCCTGCCGCGCATTCGTCGAGGCAGAGGTTCGCCCCAACGTTGAGCGTTGGCACGACCAGGGCTACTGCGATCGTGACCTGTACAAGAAGGCCGGCCAGCAGGGACTGCTCGGCGTCATGGCGCCAGAAGAGTTCGGCGGCGGCGGAATGGGCAACGATTACCGCTTCAACGCGATCCTGTCCGAGGAACTCGCTAACGCAGACTCCGGTTCCGTCATCGTCGGTATCCAGACCATCAACGACCTGGTTATCCCCTACCTGACCCGTTTCGGTAACGATGACCAGAAGGAGCGCTTCCTCAAGCCACTGTGTGCCGGCGATAAGATCGCTGCACTGGCAATGACCGAGCCAGGTGCAGGCGCCGACCTTGCAGGTATCCGCTCCTTCGCACGTAAGGATGAAAACGGCGACTACATCCTCAACGGCTCCAAGACCTTCATCTCCAACGGTGTGCAGGCTGACTTCACCCTCGTTGTTGCAGTCACCAACCCAGAAGCTGGTCGCGCCGGCGTTTCCATGCTGATCATCGAAGACGGCATGGAGGGCTACACCAAGACTGGCCCACTTAAGAAGGTCGGCCTGAAGTCCCAGGACACCGCCGAGCTCTCTTTCGAGGACGTTCGCATTCCAAAGGAGAACCTCCTGGGCGAAGAGGGCGCCGCATTCGGTTACCTCCGCACCAACCTCGCACAGGAGCGCCTCTCCATCGCAGTTGGCTCCATCGCCACCTCCCGTCGCGCTTTCGACCTGGTTTACAAGCACTCCCAGGATCGCAAGACCTTCGGTAACCGTCTGATCGATCACCAGGCCTACCGTTGGGAGCTCGCCAAGATGGCTACCTCCATCCAGGCTGCACAGTCCTTCGTGGATGCCGCAATCATGGAAAAGGTTGAAGGCAACTTGGATGAGGTCACCGGCGCAATGGCCAAGTACCACACCACTGAACTGCAGATCGAGGTCGTAAACACCGCTCTGCAGCTCCACGGTGGCTACGGCTTCATGATGGAATACCCAATCGCTACCCACTACTTGGATTCCCGCGTGCAGCCAATTTACGGTGGACCGAACGAGATCATGATCGAGATCATCTCTCGTCGTTTGGCCAAGGAATCCTAA
- a CDS encoding metal-sensitive transcriptional regulator — translation MQLDSTTLTPALNRLKRARGQLDAVIRMIEEERDCQDVVTQLAAVSKALDRAGFNIIAKGLQACMQSDDPDLDPAKLEKMFLSLA, via the coding sequence ATGCAACTCGATTCAACTACTCTCACTCCAGCTCTCAATCGACTCAAGCGTGCACGCGGGCAACTCGATGCCGTGATCCGCATGATTGAAGAAGAGCGTGACTGCCAAGATGTTGTAACCCAGCTAGCAGCTGTATCCAAAGCTTTAGATCGGGCTGGATTCAACATCATCGCTAAGGGCCTACAGGCATGTATGCAGTCCGACGATCCTGACTTGGATCCTGCGAAACTGGAAAAGATGTTTCTGAGCCTCGCCTAG
- a CDS encoding sulfite exporter TauE/SafE family protein — protein MLLGLCGGLAIGMLMGLLGGGGAILAIPLFVYGLHMEHTQAVVASLAVVAVGAVFGGATHLRQGHVMVTRGVTFGALGIIGSGVATAVSHRVSGDHFMLYFAALLLLVAGLMLRGAWKSRRFSSDATSLENALPAKSRWIPDRPILFLVSAIAVGFLTGFFGVGGGFLIVPALTIALAVPMQWAVGTSLLVIFINTMISLVLRGGQITAVDYSVVAPVMLMVIVGVLGGARLSSKVPAVALRTAFGVFLLVVAGSVAAAEI, from the coding sequence ATGCTCTTGGGACTGTGTGGTGGGTTGGCCATTGGCATGCTCATGGGGTTGCTCGGTGGCGGGGGAGCGATTCTGGCAATCCCGCTGTTTGTCTACGGCCTGCATATGGAGCACACTCAAGCCGTAGTGGCGTCACTGGCGGTCGTGGCCGTCGGCGCCGTTTTCGGTGGTGCTACGCACTTGCGGCAAGGCCATGTCATGGTGACCCGCGGCGTGACATTCGGTGCCTTGGGCATTATCGGTTCTGGCGTGGCTACTGCGGTCTCCCACCGAGTTTCCGGCGATCATTTCATGCTGTACTTTGCAGCGCTATTGTTGCTCGTTGCTGGCTTAATGCTGCGGGGTGCGTGGAAGTCTCGCCGCTTTTCTTCCGACGCCACTTCGCTCGAAAACGCTCTGCCCGCAAAGTCCAGATGGATTCCCGATCGGCCGATCCTTTTCTTGGTTTCTGCCATCGCGGTGGGATTCCTAACGGGATTTTTTGGCGTGGGCGGCGGATTCCTCATCGTGCCTGCGCTGACCATTGCACTAGCGGTGCCGATGCAGTGGGCAGTGGGTACCTCGCTGCTCGTCATCTTCATCAACACAATGATTTCACTGGTGCTGCGTGGTGGGCAGATCACGGCCGTGGACTATTCGGTGGTCGCGCCGGTGATGCTGATGGTGATTGTGGGTGTGCTTGGCGGTGCGAGACTGTCGTCGAAAGTTCCAGCGGTAGCCTTGCGAACTGCGTTCGGCGTGTTTCTGTTGGTCGTTGCCGGAAGTGTCGCTGCGGCGGAAATCTAG
- a CDS encoding enoyl-CoA hydratase/isomerase family protein, with the protein MNSQLVHVDTHDGVRTITINRPDAFNSLNQELRHALRDAFTAAAEDSAAPRAGKNAQSEQGKPDPQNALSGQAQQAGQTPTVRAVIVRAEGKAFCSGQDLKEQLTHMREGAGMGKVVDEYNPMMAALVSIPVPVIAEISGPAAGAGWGIAMACDLRYMSTAASFKAAFTGVGLAADSGLSETLVQRLGRSKALEILLLDEKISATRAEQLDLVTGVVAPEELRSVVVSVASKFAKGPTAAYKEMKQLVNRPADVEKAADAEAAAQARLAETADHLEAITAFVEKRPANFRGI; encoded by the coding sequence ATGAACTCTCAGCTCGTGCACGTGGACACCCACGACGGTGTTCGTACCATCACCATCAATCGCCCGGATGCCTTCAATAGCCTGAATCAGGAGTTGCGCCACGCACTGCGGGATGCCTTTACCGCGGCCGCCGAAGATAGTGCAGCCCCTCGCGCCGGGAAGAATGCGCAGAGCGAACAAGGCAAACCAGACCCGCAGAATGCGCTGAGTGGCCAAGCGCAGCAGGCCGGGCAAACCCCTACCGTCCGGGCTGTGATTGTGCGGGCCGAAGGCAAGGCCTTCTGTTCCGGCCAAGACCTCAAGGAACAGTTGACACACATGCGGGAGGGCGCTGGCATGGGCAAAGTTGTCGACGAATACAACCCTATGATGGCTGCGCTCGTTTCCATCCCGGTACCCGTTATCGCTGAGATTTCCGGCCCGGCCGCGGGCGCGGGTTGGGGAATTGCCATGGCCTGCGACCTGCGCTACATGTCCACGGCAGCGTCGTTTAAGGCAGCATTCACTGGGGTTGGTCTCGCGGCTGATTCCGGCCTATCGGAAACCCTTGTACAGCGCCTGGGCCGTTCCAAAGCCTTAGAAATTCTGCTTCTTGACGAAAAAATCAGCGCTACCCGGGCAGAGCAACTAGACCTCGTCACCGGGGTGGTGGCACCCGAAGAATTGCGCTCTGTGGTGGTTAGCGTGGCGTCGAAATTCGCCAAGGGCCCTACCGCCGCCTACAAGGAAATGAAGCAACTCGTCAATCGACCTGCCGACGTAGAAAAGGCAGCGGATGCGGAAGCTGCAGCGCAGGCGCGCCTAGCCGAAACCGCTGATCACCTCGAGGCGATCACGGCGTTCGTGGAGAAGCGACCCGCAAACTTCCGCGGCATTTAA
- the glyA gene encoding serine hydroxymethyltransferase, whose product MTSPSNSAAGANARQHNTPLAELDPEVAKALAGELGRQRETLEMIASENFVPRAVLQAQGSVLTNKYAEGYPGRRYYGGCEHVDVVEDLARDRAKAVFGAEFANVQPHAGAQANAAVLMALANPGDKIMGLSLAHGGHLTHGMHLNFSGKLYEVAAYEVDPETMRLDMDKIREQAIAEKPQVLIAGWSAYPRHQDFAAFKSIADEVGAKLWVDMAHFAGLVAADLHPSPVPHADVVSTTVHKTLGGPRSGMILAKQEWAKKLNSAVFPGQQGGPLMHAVAAKAVAMKVAQSEEFKDRQARTLEGAKILAERLTAQDTKDAGVQVLTGGTDVHLVLADLRNSELDGQQAEDLLHEVGITVNRNAVPFDPRPPMVTSGLRIGTSALASRGLDSAAFTEVADIIGEALAAGKNADTAALRKRVDKIAADFPLYEGLEDWKLV is encoded by the coding sequence ATGACTTCTCCGTCTAATTCCGCCGCGGGCGCGAATGCCCGTCAGCACAATACTCCACTGGCTGAGCTCGATCCTGAGGTGGCTAAGGCCCTCGCCGGCGAGCTGGGGCGGCAGCGGGAGACTTTGGAGATGATCGCCAGCGAGAACTTCGTGCCACGCGCTGTGCTGCAGGCCCAGGGTTCTGTGTTGACGAATAAGTACGCGGAGGGTTACCCGGGCCGTCGCTACTACGGTGGTTGCGAGCACGTCGACGTGGTAGAAGATCTAGCTCGTGACCGCGCCAAGGCAGTCTTCGGTGCGGAATTCGCAAACGTCCAGCCACACGCCGGTGCCCAGGCTAATGCGGCTGTGCTGATGGCTCTAGCTAACCCAGGTGACAAGATCATGGGGCTGTCCCTGGCTCACGGCGGCCACCTGACCCACGGCATGCACCTCAATTTCTCTGGCAAGCTGTATGAGGTTGCTGCCTATGAAGTTGATCCTGAGACAATGCGCTTGGATATGGACAAAATCCGCGAGCAGGCCATTGCTGAAAAGCCACAGGTTCTGATCGCTGGTTGGTCCGCTTACCCACGCCACCAAGACTTTGCGGCTTTCAAATCCATCGCCGATGAAGTCGGTGCAAAGCTGTGGGTGGACATGGCACACTTTGCCGGTTTGGTCGCCGCTGACCTGCACCCATCCCCAGTGCCTCACGCAGACGTTGTGTCCACCACCGTGCATAAGACGTTGGGTGGTCCTCGTTCCGGCATGATCCTCGCGAAGCAGGAATGGGCGAAGAAGCTGAACTCCGCTGTGTTCCCAGGCCAGCAAGGTGGTCCTCTCATGCACGCTGTGGCAGCGAAGGCCGTGGCAATGAAGGTCGCGCAGTCCGAGGAATTCAAGGACCGCCAAGCCCGCACCCTCGAAGGTGCGAAGATCCTCGCTGAGCGCCTGACTGCGCAGGATACCAAGGATGCGGGCGTACAGGTCCTCACCGGTGGTACCGATGTCCACTTGGTCTTGGCGGACCTGCGCAACTCCGAGCTCGATGGTCAGCAGGCCGAGGATCTGCTGCACGAAGTCGGTATCACCGTCAACCGCAACGCCGTTCCATTTGACCCACGTCCGCCAATGGTGACTTCCGGTCTGCGCATCGGCACCTCTGCTCTGGCATCCCGTGGCCTGGACAGCGCTGCGTTCACTGAGGTTGCAGACATCATCGGTGAGGCATTAGCAGCCGGCAAGAACGCTGACACGGCTGCTCTACGCAAGCGCGTGGATAAGATCGCTGCGGACTTCCCGCTGTACGAGGGCCTGGAGGACTGGAAGCTGGTTTAG
- the coaA gene encoding type I pantothenate kinase produces the protein MSSPSPYIELDREQWRKLRKSMPQVLAEDELEQLRGIGDEIDLEEVSEVYLPLSRLINLRVQAHRRLNQVTETFLGEPVPQIPYIIGVCGSVAVGKSTTARVLQVLLQRWESSPHVDLVTTDGFLLPTAELERRRILHRKGFPESYDQAALLNFVTRVKSGTRNVKAPVYSHEAYDRIPGEFITVDAPDILIVEGLNVLQTGPTLMVSDLFDFSVYVDARREDVEDWYIDRFLRLKNTAFKDPRAHFHHFAELTDEEATVIAREIWQTVNLPNLMENVLPTRVRASLVLRKGADHSVQKVRMRKI, from the coding sequence ATGAGTTCCCCCAGCCCCTACATTGAGCTGGACCGCGAGCAGTGGAGAAAACTGCGCAAGTCCATGCCCCAAGTCCTCGCCGAGGACGAACTGGAGCAACTTCGTGGCATCGGTGATGAAATAGATCTTGAAGAAGTCTCCGAGGTCTATCTCCCCTTGTCCCGTCTGATTAACCTGCGTGTGCAAGCCCACCGCCGACTCAATCAGGTTACGGAAACCTTTTTGGGGGAGCCTGTTCCGCAAATCCCTTACATCATTGGTGTTTGCGGTTCTGTCGCCGTCGGCAAGTCCACCACCGCGCGTGTGCTTCAAGTGCTACTGCAGCGTTGGGAATCCTCCCCTCACGTGGATCTGGTGACCACTGACGGCTTCTTGCTCCCCACTGCGGAGTTGGAGCGCCGTCGGATTTTGCACCGCAAAGGCTTCCCGGAATCCTATGACCAAGCTGCGCTACTGAATTTTGTCACGCGAGTGAAATCGGGCACCCGCAACGTCAAAGCCCCAGTGTATTCTCACGAGGCCTACGACCGAATCCCCGGCGAATTCATCACGGTGGATGCCCCCGATATTCTCATCGTCGAGGGCCTGAACGTACTGCAGACTGGCCCCACCCTCATGGTCTCGGATCTTTTCGATTTCTCCGTCTACGTCGATGCTCGGCGCGAAGATGTGGAGGATTGGTACATTGATCGCTTCCTGCGACTAAAGAACACCGCTTTCAAGGATCCCCGCGCACATTTCCACCACTTCGCTGAGCTTACTGATGAGGAGGCCACTGTCATCGCTCGCGAGATCTGGCAGACGGTCAACTTACCAAACCTCATGGAAAACGTTCTGCCCACTCGTGTACGAGCTTCCCTCGTACTACGCAAAGGCGCCGATCACTCGGTGCAGAAGGTTCGTATGCGAAAGATTTAG
- a CDS encoding isoprenyl transferase, which yields MKKIPRLLYPAYEAQLARELRDKPQPQHVAIMADGNRRWARENGFTDVSHGHRVGAQKIAELCSWCDELGIPNVTVYLLSTENLKRSEEELSLLCNIIGDVSEELAKHECDFRLRCVGQLDLLPEPLRTRLEDNQKLTEKHSGVRVNIAVGYGGRQEIVDAVQKLVRELAGRGVAAEDIAAQITAEALGEHMYTSDQPDPDLVIRTSGEQRLSGFLLWQSAYSEIWFTDTYWPAFRRVDFLRALREYSQRHRRFGL from the coding sequence GTGAAAAAAATCCCGCGATTGCTGTACCCGGCCTATGAAGCACAACTTGCTCGTGAGTTGCGCGATAAGCCGCAACCTCAGCATGTCGCAATCATGGCGGATGGCAATCGTAGGTGGGCCCGTGAAAATGGATTCACGGATGTTTCGCATGGGCACAGGGTGGGAGCACAGAAAATCGCTGAGCTCTGCTCCTGGTGTGATGAGCTCGGAATCCCTAATGTAACCGTCTACCTGCTATCCACGGAAAACCTCAAACGCAGTGAAGAGGAACTTTCGCTGCTCTGCAACATCATCGGTGATGTCTCCGAAGAACTCGCCAAACACGAATGCGATTTTAGATTGCGCTGCGTAGGCCAGCTGGATCTATTGCCCGAGCCGTTGCGCACTAGGTTGGAAGATAATCAGAAACTCACCGAGAAGCATTCTGGCGTGCGGGTAAACATCGCCGTGGGCTACGGGGGTAGGCAGGAAATTGTTGACGCCGTGCAGAAACTGGTTCGCGAGTTGGCTGGGCGCGGGGTAGCTGCTGAAGATATAGCTGCGCAAATCACCGCGGAAGCGTTAGGTGAACACATGTATACCTCTGATCAGCCCGATCCTGACCTCGTTATTCGCACCTCCGGGGAGCAACGGCTGTCGGGATTTTTGCTGTGGCAGTCTGCCTACTCCGAAATCTGGTTCACGGATACTTATTGGCCCGCTTTCCGCCGCGTGGATTTCCTGCGCGCCCTGCGTGAATACTCCCAGCGTCACCGCCGATTTGGTTTGTAG